The Saccharothrix variisporea genome has a segment encoding these proteins:
- the aroH gene encoding chorismate mutase → MAVRAIRGATQIDADEREQVLEATAELVREVLERNGLTSEDLISVVLTATPDVVSEFPAYAARMAGLADVPLLSATEIDVPGAMPRVIRLLAHVETDLPRGSVKHVYLRGAAGLRTDLSR, encoded by the coding sequence ATGGCGGTGAGGGCGATTCGCGGTGCGACCCAGATCGACGCGGACGAGCGCGAGCAGGTGCTGGAGGCGACGGCGGAGCTGGTGCGCGAGGTGCTGGAGCGCAACGGGCTGACGTCGGAGGACCTGATCAGTGTCGTGCTGACGGCTACGCCGGACGTTGTGTCGGAGTTCCCGGCCTATGCGGCTCGGATGGCTGGGCTGGCGGATGTGCCGTTGCTTTCGGCGACCGAGATCGACGTTCCGGGGGCGATGCCCCGCGTGATCCGGCTGTTGGCCCATGTCGAGACCGACTTGCCGCGTGGTTCGGTCAAGCACGTGTACCTGCGCGGTGCGGCCGGATTGCGCACGGACCTGAGCCGGTAA
- a CDS encoding DUF1015 family protein yields the protein MSDRVRAVRSGWVVRDRVPGPDVDEFAEPERVVEALAASRGRTLLAVQHPHRTPAALAAGLSLVDALDGARDELAHLCRTAYRRVHDVVAPYRVDGPDGTAYGLLCMADPAAVGHTEDVYPDVVAERARVLSGLGCVTSAALLVPVGASELTRLVAGVDAPADVSMVDPSGRRHWLWLEGPGPRQDALLAAAGAHPLMVADGNHRVAAAAAAGLPGLLALVTAGPDLRVGPIHRALVGTGLSLEDLAAAWRSAGVGVEWADVSARPSPGVVVAVSGARALRVSLPSVGVDHAFVESVLLEEALGLDPESPCVHPVTAGVPLDADAVLLIAPVPLEDVLAVHARGGRMPRKSTYFTPKPRSGLLLADLT from the coding sequence ATGAGTGATCGGGTGAGGGCCGTGCGCAGCGGCTGGGTGGTGCGGGACCGCGTCCCGGGACCGGACGTGGACGAGTTCGCCGAGCCGGAGCGGGTGGTCGAGGCGCTGGCCGCGTCCCGGGGCCGGACCCTGCTGGCCGTCCAGCACCCGCACCGCACGCCCGCCGCCCTGGCCGCCGGGTTGAGCCTGGTGGACGCTTTGGACGGGGCCCGGGACGAGCTGGCCCACCTGTGCCGGACGGCGTACCGGCGGGTGCACGACGTCGTCGCGCCCTACCGGGTGGACGGGCCGGACGGGACGGCTTACGGGCTGCTGTGCATGGCCGACCCGGCGGCGGTCGGGCACACCGAGGACGTCTACCCGGACGTGGTCGCCGAGCGGGCGCGGGTGCTGTCGGGGTTGGGGTGCGTGACCAGCGCGGCGCTGCTCGTGCCGGTGGGGGCGTCCGAGCTGACCCGGCTGGTGGCCGGCGTGGACGCGCCGGCGGACGTGTCGATGGTGGACCCGAGCGGGCGGCGGCACTGGCTGTGGCTGGAGGGGCCCGGCCCGCGCCAGGACGCTCTGCTGGCGGCCGCCGGTGCCCACCCGTTGATGGTCGCCGACGGGAACCACCGGGTGGCGGCCGCGGCGGCGGCCGGGTTGCCGGGGTTGTTGGCGCTGGTCACGGCCGGTCCGGACCTGCGGGTGGGGCCGATCCACCGGGCGTTGGTGGGGACCGGGTTGTCGTTGGAGGACCTGGCGGCGGCGTGGCGGTCCGCGGGGGTGGGGGTGGAGTGGGCCGACGTGTCGGCTCGGCCGTCACCCGGGGTGGTGGTCGCGGTGTCGGGGGCGCGGGCGTTGCGGGTTTCCCTGCCCTCGGTGGGAGTGGATCACGCGTTCGTGGAGTCGGTGTTGTTGGAGGAGGCGTTGGGGTTGGATCCGGAGAGCCCCTGCGTGCACCCGGTCACGGCCGGGGTGCCGCTGGACGCCGATGCGGTGCTGTTGATCGCGCCCGTGCCGCTGGAGGATGTACTGGCTGTGCACGCTCGGGGTGGTCGAATGCCCCGGAAGAGCACGTACTTCACCCCCAAGCCGCGCAGCGGGCTGCTGTTGGCCGACCTGACCTAG
- a CDS encoding cation:proton antiporter regulatory subunit, which produces MNVEVTPLPGIGTRQDFMIRAGRRIGVITHRDGKFELIVSSKDDPDNCSASIALTPAEAGTLAGLLGAPQLVAHLEEQHRDVAGISTRQFPIVPGSTFDGRTLGETELRTRTGASIVAVVRAGSVHPSPRPDFVFEGGDLVVVVGTADGLAKTADILDG; this is translated from the coding sequence ATGAACGTCGAGGTCACGCCCTTGCCGGGAATCGGTACCCGCCAGGACTTCATGATCCGCGCGGGCCGCCGGATCGGGGTCATCACCCACCGGGACGGCAAGTTCGAGCTGATCGTGTCCAGCAAGGACGACCCCGACAACTGCTCGGCCTCGATAGCGCTGACCCCGGCGGAGGCGGGCACCCTCGCGGGCCTGCTCGGCGCGCCGCAGCTCGTCGCGCACCTGGAGGAGCAGCACCGCGACGTCGCGGGCATCTCGACCAGGCAGTTCCCGATCGTGCCCGGCTCGACCTTCGACGGCCGCACGCTCGGCGAGACCGAGCTGCGCACCCGCACCGGCGCGTCCATCGTGGCCGTGGTGCGCGCCGGCTCGGTGCACCCGTCGCCGCGCCCGGACTTCGTGTTCGAAGGTGGTGACCTGGTCGTCGTGGTGGGCACCGCGGACGGCCTGGCGAAGACAGCGGACATCCTGGACGGCTGA
- a CDS encoding cation:proton antiporter, translated as MPNTAIALVQLGAVFFGLGLLGKLAWRIGISPIPLYLIGGLAFGQGGIVPLHGIEDFTHIASEIGVILLLLLLGLEYSAAELVTGLKRSWTAGVVDIVLNAAPGAIAALILGWGPVGALAMAGVTYISSSGIIAKVLGDLGRLGNRETPVVLSVLVFEDLAMAVYLPILTAVLAGVSFLGGLSAVGISLLAITVVLIIALRFGKYVSALVDSPDPEVFLLKVLGAALLVAGVAAQLQVSAAVGAFLLGIAISGSTAENATRMLEPLRDLFAAMFFVVFGLNTDPTSIPPVLGLAIALAVVTTLTKVATGWWAAKRQGIGRLGRARAGAALVARGEFSIVIASLAVASGGVDGELAALATAYVLLMAVLGPVAARVVEPLAKFTRKRGTEPATA; from the coding sequence TTGCCCAACACCGCGATCGCACTGGTCCAACTCGGCGCCGTCTTCTTCGGCCTCGGCCTGCTGGGCAAGCTGGCCTGGCGCATCGGCATCTCGCCGATCCCCCTCTACCTGATCGGCGGCCTGGCGTTCGGCCAGGGCGGGATCGTGCCGCTGCACGGCATCGAGGACTTCACGCACATCGCGAGCGAGATCGGCGTGATCCTGCTGCTGCTCCTGCTGGGCCTGGAGTACTCGGCGGCGGAGCTGGTGACCGGCCTCAAGCGGTCGTGGACGGCCGGGGTGGTGGACATCGTCCTCAACGCCGCTCCCGGCGCCATCGCCGCGCTGATCCTCGGTTGGGGGCCGGTCGGCGCGCTCGCGATGGCGGGCGTCACCTACATCTCCTCCTCCGGGATCATCGCCAAGGTGCTCGGCGACCTGGGCCGGCTGGGCAACCGGGAGACGCCGGTCGTGCTGTCGGTGCTGGTCTTCGAGGACCTGGCGATGGCGGTCTACCTGCCGATCCTGACCGCCGTGCTGGCGGGCGTGAGCTTCCTGGGCGGGTTGAGCGCGGTCGGCATCTCGCTGCTGGCCATCACCGTCGTGCTGATCATCGCTCTCCGCTTCGGCAAGTACGTCTCCGCGCTGGTGGACAGCCCGGACCCCGAGGTGTTCCTGCTCAAGGTGCTCGGCGCGGCGCTGCTCGTGGCCGGGGTCGCCGCGCAGCTGCAGGTGTCGGCGGCGGTGGGCGCGTTCCTGCTCGGAATCGCGATCTCCGGGTCGACCGCGGAGAACGCCACGCGAATGCTGGAACCGCTGCGTGATCTTTTCGCCGCGATGTTCTTCGTCGTCTTCGGGTTGAACACCGACCCGACCTCCATTCCACCCGTGTTGGGATTGGCGATCGCGTTGGCGGTCGTGACGACGCTGACCAAGGTCGCCACCGGGTGGTGGGCGGCCAAGCGGCAGGGCATCGGCCGGCTGGGGCGGGCGCGGGCCGGTGCGGCGCTGGTCGCGCGGGGTGAGTTCTCCATCGTGATCGCGTCGCTGGCGGTCGCGTCGGGCGGCGTGGACGGCGAGCTGGCGGCGTTGGCGACGGCGTACGTGTTGTTGATGGCGGTCCTCGGGCCGGTTGCGGCGCGTGTTGTCGAACCGCTCGCAAAATTCACCCGAAAGCGTGGAACAGAACCGGCTACCGCCTGA
- a CDS encoding S8 family serine peptidase, which translates to MSEPTDTTTGRYLVLLEDGSVAASARELSSVAGIRTASALEGATAESLGTVDGVIYPNVGVAVVNAQPDQVNALAAAAESPGPIALVEPERVVQALTAPAQEAVEAAVDESVFTWGLQAVGANISTATGKGIRVAVLDTGFTVDHPDFAGRTVLTQSFITGETVDDAHGHGTHCIGSATGPRKPATGGPGYGVAYEAEIYAGKVLSNAGFGSDGGILAGLDWAITNGCAVISMSLGSAVRPGTPYSQIYETVAQRAMSKGTLIVAAAGNESRRPDKIAPVGHPANCPSILAVGAIDDQRAIAFFSCGTVDTVGQVDVVAPGVNVYSSWNGKTTDTQHKRIQGTSMATPHVAGVAALMAQHYNARGWELWARLMQSARRLGLPATDVGAGLVQAP; encoded by the coding sequence ATGTCCGAACCGACCGACACCACGACCGGCCGCTACCTCGTCCTCCTGGAGGACGGGTCGGTCGCCGCGAGCGCCCGCGAACTGTCGAGCGTGGCCGGCATCCGCACCGCGAGCGCGCTCGAAGGCGCGACCGCCGAGTCGCTGGGGACCGTGGACGGCGTCATCTACCCGAACGTCGGCGTCGCCGTGGTCAACGCCCAGCCCGACCAGGTCAACGCCCTGGCCGCCGCCGCCGAGTCGCCCGGCCCCATCGCCCTGGTGGAGCCCGAGCGCGTGGTCCAGGCCCTGACCGCACCCGCGCAGGAGGCCGTGGAAGCCGCCGTGGACGAGTCCGTGTTCACGTGGGGCTTGCAGGCCGTGGGCGCGAACATCAGCACCGCGACCGGCAAGGGCATCCGCGTGGCCGTCCTGGACACCGGTTTCACCGTGGACCACCCGGACTTCGCCGGCCGCACCGTGCTGACCCAGTCGTTCATCACCGGCGAGACCGTGGACGACGCGCACGGCCACGGCACCCACTGCATCGGCTCCGCCACCGGCCCGCGCAAGCCCGCCACCGGCGGTCCCGGCTACGGCGTGGCCTACGAGGCCGAGATCTACGCGGGCAAGGTGCTGTCCAACGCGGGCTTCGGCTCGGACGGCGGCATCCTCGCCGGCCTCGACTGGGCCATCACCAACGGCTGCGCGGTCATCTCCATGTCGCTGGGCTCGGCCGTGCGCCCCGGCACGCCGTACTCGCAGATCTACGAGACCGTGGCGCAGCGCGCGATGTCCAAGGGCACGCTGATCGTGGCGGCGGCGGGCAACGAGAGCCGTCGACCGGACAAGATCGCCCCGGTCGGTCACCCGGCCAACTGCCCGTCCATCCTGGCCGTGGGCGCCATCGACGACCAGCGGGCCATCGCGTTCTTCTCGTGCGGCACGGTCGACACGGTCGGCCAGGTCGATGTGGTCGCTCCCGGCGTCAACGTGTACTCCAGCTGGAACGGCAAGACCACCGACACCCAGCACAAGCGCATCCAGGGCACCAGCATGGCGACCCCGCACGTGGCGGGCGTGGCCGCGCTGATGGCGCAGCACTACAACGCGCGCGGCTGGGAGCTGTGGGCACGCCTGATGCAGTCGGCCCGGCGGCTCGGCCTGCCCGCCACCGACGTCGGCGCGGGCCTGGTCCAGGCGCCCTGA